In one Nocardioides sp. NBC_00368 genomic region, the following are encoded:
- a CDS encoding SUMF1/EgtB/PvdO family nonheme iron enzyme, with product MAIIPEWSGVELRAFRVASRWSQADLADLLQVSERGIAKAEAAGSSHSLRPVTQATLDDLLRKAPADVHARLVTLLTRDGQSSYPVVTEAETAQIPEDWYVKHPVDGRLMAEVPAGVFLSGSDDEPLWEETFWIDAHPVTNADYSRFIAATGHRIPEHWDDDRCRAELYAHPVVHVTWDDANAYASWADKQLPTTTQWEKAARGFHGSVWPWGPAISPAKCNVKETGIGSTSKVSRFQSGLSPFYAFDMVGNVWEWTSTASAQGRYELKGGAWTSPLFTAEPSRFNDADISMHDDDTGFRCVSMHLA from the coding sequence ATGGCGATCATCCCGGAGTGGTCAGGCGTCGAGCTCCGCGCCTTCCGCGTCGCCTCTCGATGGAGCCAAGCTGACCTGGCCGACCTACTACAGGTGTCGGAACGCGGCATCGCAAAGGCGGAGGCGGCGGGTTCTTCGCACAGCCTCCGTCCGGTGACTCAGGCGACGCTCGATGACCTCCTCCGGAAGGCACCCGCCGACGTACATGCGCGTCTTGTAACCCTTCTGACCCGAGACGGCCAGTCGAGCTATCCGGTCGTCACTGAGGCTGAAACTGCGCAGATCCCGGAGGACTGGTATGTGAAGCACCCGGTAGACGGACGCCTCATGGCTGAGGTGCCAGCTGGCGTCTTCCTGTCAGGTTCGGATGATGAACCGCTGTGGGAAGAGACGTTCTGGATTGACGCTCACCCGGTAACGAATGCCGATTACAGCCGGTTCATCGCCGCCACGGGCCATCGAATTCCTGAACACTGGGATGACGATCGCTGCAGAGCAGAGCTGTATGCGCATCCAGTCGTGCATGTGACCTGGGATGACGCGAACGCCTATGCCTCCTGGGCGGACAAGCAGCTCCCGACGACGACGCAGTGGGAGAAGGCGGCCCGCGGATTCCACGGTTCTGTATGGCCCTGGGGACCTGCGATATCGCCCGCGAAGTGCAACGTCAAGGAGACGGGCATTGGCTCGACCTCGAAGGTGTCGAGGTTTCAGTCCGGCCTCTCACCGTTCTACGCCTTCGATATGGTCGGAAATGTCTGGGAGTGGACCAGCACAGCGTCAGCACAAGGGCGATACGAATTGAAAGGCGGCGCGTGGACCAGCCCATTGTTCACGGCCGAGCCGAGCCGGTTCAACGATGCAGACATCTCGATGCACGACGACGACACAGGCTTCAGGTGTGTGTCGATGCACCTGGCCTGA
- a CDS encoding DegV family protein — translation MARVAIVTDSTAMLPSDLGDATELITSVPLQVIVDGTSYDDGVEETSPEALLTALAAHKTVTTSRPSPALLGEAYAKLAAEGFDEIVSIHLSAELSATCESSMLAAREAPVPVITVDTRQVGPGVGFAVMAAAAVAGRGGSAAEAREAALSRVAATRSYFYVDTLEYLRRGGRIGAAAALLGTALAVKPLLTIEEGRVVPHERVRTAERAIARLQALGIEAAEDADAVEVVVAHLGSPDRAAAMTEGLCAELDGKIDGDVRVGELGAVLGAHVGPGCVAVVVAPQL, via the coding sequence ATGGCCCGGGTAGCGATCGTGACCGACTCGACCGCGATGCTTCCATCCGATCTCGGGGATGCCACGGAGCTGATCACATCGGTCCCGTTGCAGGTGATCGTGGATGGGACGTCGTACGACGACGGGGTGGAGGAGACGTCGCCGGAGGCGCTGCTGACGGCGTTGGCCGCGCACAAGACGGTGACGACCTCTCGGCCCTCGCCGGCGCTCCTGGGGGAGGCCTACGCGAAGCTCGCGGCCGAGGGCTTCGACGAGATCGTCTCCATCCACCTGTCCGCGGAGCTGAGCGCGACCTGTGAGTCCTCGATGCTGGCCGCGCGGGAGGCTCCGGTTCCGGTCATCACCGTGGACACGCGGCAGGTCGGGCCGGGGGTCGGGTTCGCGGTGATGGCGGCCGCGGCCGTCGCGGGTCGTGGCGGGAGTGCTGCCGAGGCGCGGGAGGCCGCGCTGTCGCGGGTCGCGGCGACGCGCTCCTACTTCTACGTGGACACGCTCGAGTACCTGCGCCGTGGCGGGCGGATCGGCGCTGCCGCGGCGCTGCTCGGGACGGCGCTGGCGGTCAAGCCGCTGCTCACGATCGAGGAGGGGCGCGTCGTGCCGCACGAGCGGGTGCGTACGGCCGAGCGGGCGATCGCCCGGCTGCAGGCGCTCGGGATCGAGGCGGCTGAGGACGCCGATGCCGTCGAGGTCGTGGTCGCCCACCTGGGCAGCCCGGACCGGGCAGCGGCGATGACCGAGGGGCTGTGCGCCGAGCTGGACGGCAAGATCGACGGAGACGTACGTGTCGGAGAGCTGGGTGCGGTGCTCGGGGCGCACGTGGGGCCGGGGTGTGTCGCGGTCGTCGTGGCGCCCCAGCTTTGA
- a CDS encoding helix-hairpin-helix domain-containing protein, translating to MRTRPTTDHADAVARRLEQLRAELDPPTEADEGEDDWQPPWWDGPAATDTAELDPLVPVPGRHASRRQVVISPDAMLPEPLRGRVSLGPWHLVVVSLVLVAGLAVACWWMIRADPEVAPAARASPSASPLVSLPTGSAEPGSVAAVPSGGASAGTVTVDVEGKVLKPGIVVLPVGSRVVDAVEAAGGASHKHLAGLNLAALLSDGQQIVVGMPAGGAGAVAPGSRGPAAGAPPGAGVSLNAASMEELETLPGVGPVTAQAIIDWRTTNGAFTSVDELLEVDGIGPKTFDSLEPLVTL from the coding sequence ATGCGCACCCGACCGACCACCGATCATGCCGACGCCGTCGCGCGACGACTCGAGCAGCTGCGTGCCGAGCTCGACCCGCCGACGGAGGCGGACGAGGGTGAGGACGACTGGCAGCCGCCGTGGTGGGACGGGCCGGCTGCCACCGACACCGCGGAGCTCGATCCGTTGGTGCCGGTCCCGGGGCGTCACGCGTCTCGGCGACAGGTCGTGATCTCGCCCGACGCGATGCTGCCGGAGCCGTTGCGCGGGCGGGTGAGCCTCGGCCCGTGGCATCTGGTGGTGGTCTCGCTGGTGCTGGTCGCCGGGTTGGCGGTGGCCTGCTGGTGGATGATCCGAGCCGATCCCGAGGTGGCGCCGGCCGCCCGGGCATCGCCGTCGGCCTCCCCGCTGGTGTCGCTGCCGACCGGCTCGGCCGAGCCCGGGAGCGTCGCCGCCGTGCCCTCGGGCGGGGCGTCGGCCGGGACGGTGACGGTCGACGTCGAAGGCAAGGTGCTCAAACCAGGGATCGTCGTGCTGCCGGTCGGCTCGCGAGTGGTGGATGCCGTCGAGGCTGCCGGCGGGGCTTCCCACAAACACCTCGCCGGTCTGAACCTCGCTGCGCTGCTCAGCGACGGCCAGCAGATCGTGGTCGGGATGCCCGCCGGGGGAGCGGGCGCTGTGGCGCCCGGCTCCAGGGGGCCGGCGGCTGGGGCGCCGCCCGGGGCGGGGGTGAGTCTCAACGCCGCCTCCATGGAGGAGCTGGAGACGCTGCCAGGGGTGGGGCCGGTGACGGCGCAGGCGATCATCGACTGGAGGACCACCAACGGCGCGTTCACCTCGGTCGACGAGCTGCTCGAGGTCGACGGGATCGGACCGAAGACCTTCGATTCCTTGGAACCGCTGGTCACGTTGTGA
- a CDS encoding ComEC/Rec2 family competence protein gives MSDLRLPLLGAGAWAGALAAPVALAGGRSGTVLLVLLAAVVGIGGGWAIRTRRPTVLALVLMIAGTAIVAGLHAARVSDNPVADLAERRAQVRVVATVTSDPKEVAGQHATYQLRRASVREIRGRGVVYRLRTPVVLLGEEEWADVPLGTTVSTTGRLGKSDSHEESALLIAGEPQIVAGPGIWWRASDALRGSIRDAVAHRPPDQAALVPALVDGDDTGLSDDLADDFRTTGLTHLLAVSGTNLTLVVGFLLIVARWAGVRGRGLYAVGVLGILGFVVLARTEPSVVRAAAMGAVGLLAMTHNGRQRALRGLGAAVIGLLLIDPGLANSVGFTLSVLATAGILLFGPPWRDALRRWMPQWCAEAIAVPAAAQLACTPVVAAISGQVSLVAVLANLLVEPAVAPATVLGLLGGVLGLVWDPLGMVAGTIATWCVAWIIAVARFGAGLPTAEVGWATGPLALTVLVVVCAAIAFLAPRVLRHPVTGVAGCLLLLAVALVRLPSPGWPPAGWVLVMCDVGQGDALAVRTGPGSAVVVDAGPDPDLVDDCLDRLEVADVPLAVITHFHADHVNGVEGVFTGRRVGELWTSRLQDPPAGVRILGETAGAAGVVPVPAPYGATVTIGEARIQVLWPTAGSDTRGPGDGSTANDASVVLLVESHGLRLLLTGDIEPDGQDQLADDLAELDIDVLKVPHHGSRYQDLGWLRTLHAQVALTSVGAGNDYGHPATVTVQGLEESGTEVYRTDRDGSVAVVESGGEAAVVTR, from the coding sequence GTGAGCGACCTGCGACTGCCGCTTCTCGGGGCCGGTGCCTGGGCGGGGGCGTTGGCGGCGCCGGTCGCCCTGGCCGGCGGACGATCCGGCACGGTTCTGCTGGTGCTGCTCGCCGCCGTCGTCGGCATCGGAGGGGGATGGGCGATCCGCACGCGCCGCCCGACCGTGCTGGCGCTGGTTCTGATGATCGCCGGGACCGCGATCGTCGCCGGCCTGCACGCCGCCCGCGTCAGCGACAACCCGGTCGCGGATCTGGCGGAGCGAAGGGCGCAGGTGCGCGTGGTCGCCACGGTCACCAGCGACCCGAAGGAGGTGGCCGGCCAGCATGCGACCTACCAGCTCCGACGCGCCAGCGTGCGGGAGATCAGGGGACGTGGCGTGGTCTACCGGCTGCGTACGCCGGTGGTGCTGCTCGGTGAGGAGGAGTGGGCCGATGTCCCGCTGGGGACGACGGTCTCGACGACCGGGCGCCTGGGGAAGAGCGACTCGCACGAGGAGTCCGCGTTGCTCATCGCCGGTGAACCACAGATCGTCGCCGGCCCGGGGATCTGGTGGCGGGCCTCCGACGCGCTGCGTGGCTCGATCCGGGACGCGGTGGCACATCGGCCGCCCGACCAGGCCGCGCTGGTCCCGGCCCTGGTCGACGGTGATGACACCGGTCTCTCCGACGACCTCGCCGACGACTTCCGCACCACCGGGCTCACCCACCTGCTTGCGGTCTCGGGCACCAACCTGACCCTCGTGGTCGGATTCCTGCTGATCGTCGCTCGCTGGGCGGGGGTGCGGGGGAGGGGTCTGTACGCCGTCGGCGTGCTCGGCATCCTCGGCTTCGTCGTGCTTGCGCGCACCGAGCCGAGCGTCGTGCGCGCCGCCGCGATGGGAGCGGTCGGACTCCTGGCGATGACGCACAACGGACGCCAACGGGCGCTGCGCGGACTCGGTGCCGCGGTGATCGGGCTCCTGCTGATCGACCCGGGGCTGGCGAACTCGGTCGGGTTCACCCTCTCCGTGCTGGCCACCGCCGGCATCCTGCTCTTCGGTCCGCCCTGGCGTGATGCGCTGCGGCGGTGGATGCCGCAGTGGTGTGCGGAGGCGATCGCGGTCCCGGCCGCGGCCCAGCTGGCATGCACGCCGGTGGTGGCCGCCATCTCCGGCCAGGTCAGCCTGGTCGCTGTGCTCGCCAACCTGCTCGTCGAGCCCGCCGTCGCACCCGCAACGGTGCTCGGCCTGCTGGGAGGTGTGCTCGGACTGGTGTGGGACCCGCTCGGCATGGTCGCAGGCACGATCGCGACCTGGTGCGTCGCCTGGATCATCGCCGTCGCCCGCTTCGGCGCCGGGCTACCGACCGCCGAGGTCGGCTGGGCGACCGGGCCGCTCGCACTGACGGTGCTGGTGGTCGTCTGCGCCGCGATCGCGTTCCTGGCGCCGCGGGTCCTTCGGCATCCGGTCACCGGAGTCGCCGGATGTCTCCTGCTGCTGGCCGTCGCGCTGGTGCGGCTGCCGAGCCCGGGCTGGCCGCCGGCGGGGTGGGTCCTGGTGATGTGCGACGTCGGTCAAGGAGACGCGCTGGCGGTGCGTACGGGGCCGGGGAGCGCGGTCGTCGTCGATGCCGGCCCCGACCCGGACCTCGTCGACGACTGCCTCGACCGACTTGAGGTCGCCGACGTCCCGCTCGCGGTGATCACCCACTTCCACGCCGACCACGTCAACGGCGTCGAAGGTGTATTCACGGGACGCCGGGTGGGTGAGCTGTGGACCTCGCGCCTCCAGGACCCGCCCGCGGGCGTGCGGATCCTCGGCGAGACTGCCGGCGCGGCCGGGGTGGTGCCGGTTCCGGCTCCCTATGGAGCCACGGTGACCATCGGTGAGGCGCGGATCCAGGTGCTCTGGCCGACGGCCGGCTCCGACACCCGCGGACCCGGGGACGGCTCCACCGCCAACGACGCGAGCGTGGTCCTCCTCGTCGAGTCCCACGGTCTGCGCCTCCTGCTGACCGGCGACATCGAGCCGGACGGACAGGACCAGCTCGCCGACGACCTGGCCGAGCTCGACATCGACGTGCTCAAGGTGCCCCACCACGGCTCGCGCTACCAGGACCTCGGCTGGCTGCGTACGTTGCACGCGCAGGTCGCGCTCACCTCGGTCGGTGCCGGCAACGACTACGGGCACCCCGCCACGGTCACGGTCCAAGGGCTCGAGGAGAGCGGCACCGAGGTCTACCGCACCGACCGCGACGGCTCGGTCGCGGTCGTCGAGTCGGGAGGGGAGGCCGCCGTGGTGACACGATAA